One stretch of Candidatus Brocadiaceae bacterium DNA includes these proteins:
- a CDS encoding TIGR04283 family arsenosugar biosynthesis glycosyltransferase, which produces MVIVVIIIKQEKDLNNPVRLIMTKKEISIIIPTLNEEKTLARCLESIAGNSDIEIIVSDGGSTDETREIIKRHKDVKVVSSLKGRGVQMNTGASYSNGEILLFLHADCIISPRALLNIGDVFQNKKIVGGAFRIKLLSDKLPYRFIETGINLRSKLFKLPYGDQGLFVKRSVFMEIGCFKKMNVCEDLDFIYRLKKRGKIAILDEKILSSVRRWEMNGIVRTTFRNQFLLASYVIRQKAFNFFIFFRK; this is translated from the coding sequence ATGGTGATTGTTGTTATTATAATAAAACAAGAAAAAGATCTTAATAACCCTGTTCGCTTGATTATGACAAAAAAAGAAATTTCAATAATAATCCCCACGCTGAATGAGGAAAAGACTCTTGCGAGATGTCTTGAAAGCATTGCGGGTAATTCTGATATTGAAATAATAGTTTCCGATGGCGGGAGCACGGATGAAACGCGAGAAATTATTAAACGGCACAAAGATGTCAAAGTCGTTTCTTCTCTGAAGGGACGCGGTGTTCAGATGAATACAGGCGCATCATATTCCAATGGAGAGATCCTTCTTTTTCTCCATGCCGATTGCATCATATCGCCAAGAGCTCTTTTGAATATCGGGGATGTTTTTCAAAATAAAAAAATTGTAGGTGGCGCGTTCAGAATAAAATTATTGTCTGACAAACTTCCCTACCGGTTCATTGAAACGGGAATAAACCTTCGCTCAAAGCTATTCAAATTGCCGTATGGAGATCAGGGGTTGTTCGTAAAGAGGTCTGTCTTTATGGAAATAGGTTGTTTTAAGAAAATGAATGTCTGTGAAGATTTGGATTTTATCTATCGACTCAAGAAACGCGGGAAAATAGCGATCCTTGATGAAAAGATTTTGTCCTCAGTAAGAAGATGGGAAATGAATGGCATTGTGCGCACCACTTTCAGAAATCAATTCTTATTAGCTTCATATGTCATAAGACAAAAGGCGTTCAATTTTTTTATCTTCTTCCGGAAATGA
- the dacB gene encoding D-alanyl-D-alanine carboxypeptidase/D-alanyl-D-alanine-endopeptidase: protein MNKATFFLLIPLFFMFNSTVWGKSGIQDVVCGYQSLAALRHAQWGVYAEYADTGDTIVSLNDDKSLAPASVLKVITTGSSLVSLGKNFRFKTALYYDGEISEKGVLQGNIYVVGGGDPTLGSDQVPGSLALDELMKVWVDAVKKKGILRINGKLVADATLFDEKTIPDFWYWGDVGNYYGAGTSALCIHDNLYYLSFKPGKHVGDRARVLRMRPTIAGLEFNNSMRTGKVGSGDQGYIYCAPGQYLATLRGSIPAGSNEFTIKGSMPDPPLFTVQYLTEILKESGIPVSSQAGRQIHSQKYHDEKLLHMTYSPILSHIVEITNKRSMNLYAEQLLKMVAFQETGEGNTKNGVTVIKKLLGSFGIESDGFTIYDGSGLSRSNMATAKVVAQFLSAMHKQKLFDVFYRSFSIAGDPETTGSVRNFGIGTPVALNARMKTGYMTGVRSHSGYIRTRSGRLVAFSLLCNNFSTSLREINKIHKDVLVQLAMLP from the coding sequence ATGAATAAGGCGACATTTTTTTTACTGATACCTCTTTTTTTTATGTTTAATTCCACAGTTTGGGGGAAGAGCGGCATACAGGATGTTGTTTGTGGATATCAAAGTCTTGCCGCTCTAAGGCATGCGCAGTGGGGTGTCTATGCCGAATATGCTGACACGGGAGACACGATTGTTTCCCTCAACGATGATAAAAGTCTGGCTCCTGCCTCTGTTTTAAAAGTGATAACGACGGGGAGTTCCTTAGTTTCTCTTGGAAAAAATTTCCGGTTTAAGACAGCTCTTTACTATGACGGAGAGATTTCGGAAAAGGGAGTATTGCAGGGTAATATTTATGTTGTTGGGGGAGGAGATCCCACACTGGGTTCCGATCAAGTGCCAGGCTCGCTCGCATTGGATGAGTTGATGAAAGTCTGGGTTGATGCCGTCAAAAAAAAAGGTATTTTACGGATTAACGGGAAATTAGTGGCAGACGCCACCCTTTTTGACGAAAAAACCATTCCGGACTTCTGGTATTGGGGAGATGTTGGTAATTATTACGGCGCTGGAACAAGCGCCCTGTGTATCCATGATAATCTCTATTACCTTTCCTTCAAACCGGGAAAACATGTTGGTGATAGAGCGCGCGTTTTGCGTATGAGGCCTACAATTGCCGGTCTCGAATTTAACAACTCCATGAGAACCGGCAAAGTGGGTTCCGGTGATCAGGGATATATTTATTGTGCGCCAGGGCAGTATCTGGCGACATTACGAGGCTCTATTCCCGCCGGATCAAATGAATTTACCATTAAAGGCTCAATGCCAGACCCGCCACTGTTTACCGTACAATACCTTACTGAAATTTTGAAAGAGAGCGGCATACCGGTCTCCAGCCAAGCCGGGAGACAGATCCACTCGCAAAAATATCACGACGAAAAACTATTGCACATGACGTATTCGCCGATCCTTTCTCATATAGTAGAAATTACCAATAAAAGAAGCATGAATCTTTATGCTGAACAGCTCTTAAAAATGGTAGCTTTTCAGGAGACAGGTGAAGGAAATACGAAAAATGGCGTAACAGTGATTAAAAAACTCCTGGGTTCTTTTGGGATAGAGAGTGATGGGTTTACCATCTATGACGGAAGTGGGTTATCGAGAAGTAATATGGCAACAGCAAAGGTTGTCGCTCAATTTTTATCAGCAATGCACAAACAAAAATTATTTGATGTATTTTACCGTTCATTTTCAATTGCCGGAGACCCTGAAACTACAGGTTCCGTAAGAAATTTTGGCATCGGAACGCCTGTCGCCCTCAATGCCAGGATGAAAACGGGGTATATGACGGGCGTACGCAGTCATTCTGGTTATATACGCACCCGTTCAGGAAGACTCGTGGCCTTCTCTCTGTTATGCAACAATTTTTCAACCTCCCTTCGGGAGATTAATAAGATTCATAAAGATGTCCTTGTACAGTTAGCGATGCTACCATAA